Genomic segment of Nothobranchius furzeri strain GRZ-AD chromosome 12, NfurGRZ-RIMD1, whole genome shotgun sequence:
cctgctctttgagGTTTAGTCCAACCTTTGATATGTGGTCATGCGGTGGTACTGTGAGAAAATACTCCTGGCCAGCCAAGGGAAGAGAAAAGCACAGCTTAGCCCCCCATAATCTCCCAACATGGCAGCAATCAGCAGGATGGCTGCTCCACCCAGAGATGGAAAACACAGCGTCCAGTAATATAGAACTGAGGAGAAAAAACACAAAGTGTGTTCCAATTTTGCTATTACAGTTCAATAACATCttgttttttctttaaatgtataataaataataaacacaaatatcTACCATAAGATTCTCTGGCCTTGTGATGTATTGGCTCATTAATGTACCGACTCAGTAGTTTGGTAAGTTGCTGATGtctagaaaaaacaaaacaaaaacatcacaGTGTAAAACGGTATCATACTCCGGGAGGAGAAAAATGAAACAAActagcagtggcgtgtccagggagtggcctgggagtagcacatgccacccttggaatctgattaacCACCCCAGGTGCCCCCCTCCACTGAGTTCCTTTAATATTGACTTTATATTGCAAGCACCTTTAACATTGGTTTCTAGCAGGACTTAGAAAACATTtcaatattatcattattatttatattttttcataTTGCCTTAAATAGTAATTAGAGTCCCAGTCCCACTCCACTGCAGTGGATTGTGGTGATGAACCAAGAAGTGGCTAACTAACCACCTCAAAACTGCTAGGAGTTGGAAGAGTAGGTGAGAGAAAAAAATGGTCACACAATGTGGAGCTCACTAATTCACTAGAATGCAAAAGAATAAATGATTTTGTGAGAGGATTTATCCCCctgcccaaaaaaaaaaaaaaaaaaaaaaaaaaaaaaagcatagctATTGGTGCCACCCCTGCATAAACTGGTGCCCCACCTGGGCTACCCCATCTTAGAGAGCCTGGGCACGCCACTGCATACTGGACCACTAAAAGTGTTCAGTTGCTGACATTCGAGAAGCAGCTAAAGATGCGGCAAGTTTACCTGAATGTTTTTCCCTGTTTGCTGAGATCCAGAGGAGTGAAGCCACTGTAGTTTTTCTGTTGAAGCATTCTGCAGCCAGCCTTCTGTAGAAGAGTCCAGCACACCTCCACTCCACCTCTCTCTGCTGCAATGTGAAGCGATGTTTCCCCCTGCTGGTCAACAGCATCCACAGCACATCGCTGCAGATCAAATAAATATTCAGTGACGAATAGATTGTCAGAACTCTTGAAATTTTACTTTTTCTTCATTTCCAAGACATAACGAgcacttttttttaaatcaaatttatGAGAATGGACATATACTGGATTACCAagatgaaaatatatatttttatgaaACCAAATAAAAATGATACTTAAAATTTTATGTTGATTCAATAACAGTGAGCCCTTCTAATATGATTTTATTATGAACCGATTTTAAACAGTTTTGATATTCCTAAACTTTATGGTGACATGTTTATGGAGCTGCAAAATGAAAGAGCGAAGATCTGCATCATACCTGGTCCCTGAGCAAATATCGCACCATGTCTATGTTGCCAGTGGATGCAGCCAGGTGAAGAGGCGTCACCTTGTGCATGTCCGTATCTGAGAATCGAAACATTCCTGTCTCCCACAAATAGTGCACGGCAATTCTTTGAAAAGATGACCAAAATTACTACATGCATTACAACTCTCCTCCATAAAAACACACCAATTCACCTTTTCATCCACTTACATGCTGCCTCCAGTAACTGCATGATGCATGGATGTTTTCCCCTGCAAGTCTTTGAGGCCCAAATCTGCTCCATATTGCATCATTTCGTGTATGATGCAGATGTTTCCTTGCCTATAAGACAAACAAATTTGAAAAGCTCATCACAGTGTCACCTTAAGAATCAGGGATCTCAAACTTCAGTCCTTAAGGGCCACAGTCCAACATGTTTGAGTTGTTCCCTTGATCTAACGCACCTGACTTCAGCAGGTCCTCAAATCCTGCAAAAGCCTGCTGATCTCCCATTCGTTCAAATAAGGTGTCTTGGAGCCAAGAAGCATCTAAAACACGTTGGTCCTGAATCTAAGATCAGCTTTTGCTCACCTGCAGGCAAAATGAAAAGCTGTTTGTCCTGCATCACATGTCAGGTTAGGGTCTGCTCCTCTGCTGAGGAAGAAGTCTACAAGGGTGCGGTTCCCATGGAGGGCAGCATAATGGAGCGGGCTGAAACCACCCCAGCCTGAATGAAGACATGCACATATAACAGGTACGGTTGAAGATGCTGAACTTTAAATGGAACCAAGGTTTCTGTAACAAACCAACACAATTTAACAGCTCAGTATAACTTTGTGCTGACCATCACCAGACTGGTGCCAGATCATTAAACAGAGAAGCCTGAGCAATCTTGGGTTTCTTGTTGGCGCGGTGACAAAAATCACATAACTGGACATTCATCAGGTCTGAAAGGAACAAACAGCTATTTTCCCACTTTTGTGGTTTATACTGTATAATTCACGTGGCATCAGAATAAACTGATTATtctgaaaaataaaaatcagGAAACGCAAACAAGGTTTAAAACTTTTGACAGAAACATGGAAAGAAGTAATTGCTTGAAGTTTTGAAAGCAGGCcacatcaataataataataacgataATAAAAAAATGCTAGTTTGGAGTTCAAGATGCTGTTTATTCTATCTTACCTTTGTGTTTTAGGATTGCTGTATCATTTTGCACGAAAAGTGTGCACTGTTCAACATCTCCTCTTTGTATACAATCAAATATGTCTCCTCCACTAACGGAGCAGACAGGCATCAGATTCATTATAATGCCTGCACTGTCCTCTCGTGTTTCCTTCAAAAGAAAACGTTAGAACCGCAGCAGTCAGGTCCGCGAATGAGACGCAACAGTTTCGTGATATAAACAAAGGAGGGTGGTCATCTTTCGATTAAGGAAAAGGAAATATTTGATTTTGCTAAACTGATGGAAGCAGGTCACGCCCTTGACTGCTTATTGGCTGCAAAAAGTCACATGAACAAATcacgtgattttttttattattttttattttttttgctcgtCATGGTTGTTTGCCTCGCCTCCGCTGTTCGCCAATGGGATGCGAAGTAGGAacgtggcggccatcttacctcagacagctgCCCCCTTTCCTGACATTGGGGTGTATGGTGCTTGTACTATTTAAACAATTCCAACTTGCTCTATTTTCAAaaggtttgatttgttataaacgccagagatgtgtctatgaaatagcatgggtttggcccagaaaatcctgttatttcactccacaaggcatttaatctttcatagaTAACACATTCAATTGTAAGCTACTGTAACTTTAAGTATACATAGCCTattagctctctctctctctctctctctctctctctctctctctctctctctctctctctctctctctctctctctctctctctctctctctctctctctctctctctctctatatatatatatatatatatgcaccccAACAAATAAGACAACCAAGACCCAAATCACGTCAGCCAGAACCAGCCCACCAGCAATAAAATTTCACCCAGCAACTTATTTTCTATTTTCACTAtttcttaacttttgttttcttattcatTGACTTTCATTCATTAATTATAAGCTCTTTGGAAATGCTTTCTAAAAAAGTTTGGAAATAATCAAAAGATAGATTAGGTTAATGCATaatatggattacagtaataaataagatagatggATAATGGATTGATCTTGTGAAGATTTTTAACATtcgtaaaaccaaacaaacaatgtatagaaggtagcagcagcaatggaacagctggttcaaattattttatttacataaaaacaattagactGAAAAATGTACAAGTAtaggttttctttgcaacagttaCGGAGGAATGGTGATCCCACTTTGTCTCGATTTGTCACAGCGGCGATTCGAGcatccgtaggctgcacaaaagtcAGGCATGTTGACCCTCGAGCTTCACTATTAAtaaagatcaatcaatcaatcaatcaaagctttatttataaagcgccttccgcaaccctgtcaggaagcccaaagcgctgaacatggtacagttgtaagtaattatactgaataaatcaacaataaaagaaattcaaataacaaaatacaaaatggaaataacaagatagatgaaacattccggtaaaatacaaatgtgtgaaacacaattggattgagtggatggattgagtgtaccaatgaaaactgtggaatggattcaacataatagagggccaaaatcaaacatgttctggaaacgccaagcggaggaggtgtgtttttaggtgattctttaagactggcagagaaggggacagcctaactgagggtggcaactggttccagagtaacggtgctaggactgagaaagcccggtccccacgggtacgacacctagaccgagggacagcgagcaggccttggtcagaggagcgcagagcacgtgatggggaatgtttgttcaggagtgtggccagataggggggagcaccaccctggaagaaatgataaacaaagacgagtattttgaattgtgagcaataggaaatcggaagccagtgcagggaggccggaactggactgatgtggtcccgtttcctggtcccagtcaggaacctggcagcgctgttctgcacaacctgtaggcgacgcaatgttgactgacacaaccctgcgtagagagagttgcagtagtcaagccgagaaattacaaaggcatgcagtacccgctccaggtgggctctccacagcatatgcttgattttagcaaggcgtctcaggtgaaagaaactggaccggatcacagaattgatgtgagcatcaaatttaagtcccacatcaagtttcacccccaaactggtaacaactggttttgagtatggagaaagagggccaagatcagcataacgatccacattcctgctgttggggtgaaaaacaatgagctctgtctttccctcattcagatgtagatagttggacattagccaagacttcacctcattaacacaggagacaaagggctgaatagagtgacctttctcctgacacaatggagagtaaatctggcaatcgtcagcatacagatggaatgataggccatgtttacgaaagattgaccccagaggtagcagataaatggcaaacaaaagtggaccaaggatcgacccctgcgggaccccccaccggagcccctcccaagaagaaaaaacatcacccagtttaacacagaatgtcctgttttggagatacgatctaaaccaatccagagctgaccctttgatcccaacccatcgttccaagcgatcaagtagaatcgcgtggtcaactgtgtcgaaggctgctgtcaggtctaataacagaagcagcacagatgttccctgatctagtgatagatagatgtcatttaggaccctcagtagagcagactctgtgctatggccagacctgaaccctgattggaaaacctcaaacagatcagagtcagctaaatgtgagaccagctgctgataaacgactttctcaagcagtttagatgtaaagggcagggtagagataggcctgtaattctcgatcacagagacatcagcaccaggtttcttcagggtcggccgaataactgctgctttcaaagcagctgggaccacacctgtgctgaggctcccattgataatctgaccaagtgaagggccaaggcacggaaaggcagccttccagagaagaggcggtagaacatcaagtggagagccagatggcttctgcctcgcaactagcttattcagctcagagtatgaaacagtattgagggagctcagggtgggtggtgatggaggaactggaacagggtcaatagagttaccagaaatagctgctctaatgcctgatactttatcaacaaagaatttgtgaaaagcttcagagtttccagcagctgtaggagacatggagttaggctcctgatacaccagaactgagtttagcgttttgaagagaatcttaggattattggagttagtctcaatgatgtctgcaaaataggcaattctggcggccctcactgcatcctgataagcaaccagagatgctctgaacaactcacgcgagacctgtaggccatcctttttccactttctctcagaggatctacacgcccgcctacaagcccgtgtgacatcagagagccacggctccctcctaggccgagacttgcaaagcttgagaggggcaaccacgtccaggacctgattacaaagcacatcaaagtgttgtga
This window contains:
- the si:ch211-223a10.1 gene encoding uncharacterized protein si:ch211-223a10.1 codes for the protein MNLMPVCSVSGGDIFDCIQRGDVEQCTLFVQNDTAILKHKGWGGFSPLHYAALHGNRTLVDFFLSRGADPNLTCDAGQTAFHFACRQGNICIIHEMMQYGADLGLKDLQGKTSMHHAVTGGSIIAVHYLWETGMFRFSDTDMHKVTPLHLAASTGNIDMVRYLLRDQRCAVDAVDQQGETSLHIAAERGGVEVCWTLLQKAGCRMLQQKNYSGFTPLDLSKQGKTFRHQQLTKLLSRYINEPIHHKARESYVLYYWTLCFPSLGGAAILLIAAMLGDYGGLSCAFLFPWLARSIFSQYHRMTTYQSLPNPIYLGTLLAGFLHSFLCLYGKMMPNILIMKSVLPNSALAQVSLVHFSLLLSLFYKVLTQDPGTLERADADSRFSCIGDLVENNQNPNKFCPYCELFQPDFTKHCKLCDVCIKDYDHHCLFLNRCIGQGNHRLFLIFIVSMAIAHLLFVAMGTSYLFKKMLTNSPSLPLWRTFLGEEFWVVAMMIMNALTLLWEVWLLTEQFDAVATGTTTYFRQCESSVRQRSLGQRCGVVAAFVLEGRRSVSSRQIREDKSTVDV